One Mycolicibacterium goodii genomic region harbors:
- a CDS encoding nitroreductase family protein, translating to MEFTDVVRTTAAIRQFTDDPLPDDVLERILDNARFAPSGGNRQGTRLVVVRDRETREKLADLSVTGWRRYIAQKRIGENPWNPLHGTAVTEEDLVTVDVPRASPLVDAAVVVVVCVDLGVVAALDQHLDRIGVVPGASVYPFAWNILLSARNEGFGGVLTTMAIAEEPKIKELLAIPDDYAVAAILPLGKPAHQPTRLTRKPVSEIATRERFDGAPF from the coding sequence ACCGCGGCAATCCGGCAGTTCACCGACGACCCGCTACCCGACGACGTGCTGGAACGCATTCTGGACAACGCCCGGTTCGCGCCCAGCGGCGGTAACCGGCAGGGCACGCGGTTGGTGGTGGTCCGCGACCGTGAGACCCGAGAGAAGCTTGCCGATCTGAGCGTCACCGGATGGCGCCGCTACATCGCCCAGAAGCGCATCGGCGAGAATCCGTGGAACCCGTTGCACGGCACCGCCGTCACCGAAGAAGACCTCGTCACGGTCGACGTCCCCCGCGCCTCACCACTGGTCGATGCCGCGGTCGTGGTCGTCGTCTGTGTCGATCTCGGGGTGGTCGCGGCGCTCGATCAGCACCTCGACCGGATCGGCGTGGTGCCCGGCGCATCGGTGTACCCGTTCGCGTGGAACATCCTGCTTTCGGCCCGCAACGAGGGTTTCGGCGGCGTGCTCACCACGATGGCGATCGCCGAGGAACCGAAGATCAAAGAGCTGCTCGCCATTCCCGACGACTACGCCGTCGCCGCGATCCTGCCGCTCGGCAAGCCCGCCCACCAGCCCACCAGGCTCACCCGCAAGCCGGTCTCCGAGATCGCCACGCGGGAACGCTTCGACGGCGCACCGTTCTGA
- a CDS encoding HhH-GPD-type base excision DNA repair protein, giving the protein MPTLQLVQDPEADALLESNPFALLVGMLLDQQIPMETAFAGPKKLADRIGKVDATHIAEYHPDEFAEKFSETPAVHRFPGSMAKRVQALAQAVVDDYDGDVTAIWTGGDPDGPEVLRRLKRLPGFGDQKARIFLALLGKQYGVTPDGWREAAGDYGKPGTYMSVADVVDAGSLQKVRAYKKDMKAAAKAAKAK; this is encoded by the coding sequence GTGCCCACCCTGCAGCTAGTGCAAGATCCAGAAGCCGACGCGCTGTTGGAGTCCAACCCGTTCGCGCTGCTCGTCGGCATGCTGCTCGATCAGCAGATCCCGATGGAGACCGCGTTCGCGGGGCCCAAGAAGCTCGCGGATCGCATCGGCAAGGTCGACGCCACGCACATCGCCGAGTACCACCCCGACGAGTTCGCCGAGAAGTTCTCCGAAACCCCTGCCGTCCACCGCTTTCCGGGCTCGATGGCCAAGCGGGTCCAGGCGCTCGCGCAGGCCGTCGTCGACGACTACGACGGTGACGTCACGGCGATCTGGACCGGCGGCGACCCCGACGGGCCCGAGGTGCTGCGCCGGCTCAAGCGACTGCCCGGGTTCGGTGACCAGAAGGCCCGGATCTTCCTGGCGCTGCTGGGCAAGCAGTACGGCGTGACACCGGACGGCTGGCGCGAGGCCGCGGGCGACTACGGCAAACCGGGCACCTACATGTCGGTCGCCGATGTCGTTGACGCCGGGTCGCTGCAAAAGGTCCGCGCGTACAAGAAGGACATGAAGGCCGCCGCGAAGGCCGCCAAGGCCAAGTAG